Proteins from one Arthrobacter sp. DNA4 genomic window:
- a CDS encoding histidine phosphatase family protein yields the protein MNGGSSNDDGLTEAVQEAGAVELLLIRHGESEGNVAATEAREAGVEVIQVPARDADVDLSGTGRDQAKALGTALARIAGEFRPDAVVSSPYARARQTAEIAVETAGWPLEVRIDERLRDRELGILDRLTRLGVENRYPEESERREWLGKLYYRPPGGESWADVALRLRSVLAELNNLGTGHRVMLVCHDAVIMLFRYVLEGLSEKELLDLAATEAILNASITRFVRPSGVGPWTLESFNVADHLAEQGVAVTEHAGDTSVRPR from the coding sequence GTGAACGGCGGATCTTCGAACGACGACGGCCTGACGGAGGCGGTCCAGGAGGCCGGGGCGGTGGAGCTGCTGCTGATCCGGCATGGCGAGAGCGAAGGCAACGTTGCGGCCACCGAGGCGCGTGAGGCCGGCGTGGAGGTCATCCAGGTTCCCGCCCGGGACGCGGACGTGGACCTCTCCGGAACGGGCAGGGACCAGGCCAAGGCGCTGGGCACCGCGCTGGCGCGGATTGCCGGGGAGTTCCGCCCGGACGCAGTGGTTTCCTCCCCCTATGCGCGCGCCCGGCAGACGGCTGAGATTGCGGTGGAAACCGCCGGCTGGCCGCTGGAGGTGCGCATTGATGAGCGGCTCCGCGACCGCGAGCTCGGCATCCTGGACCGGCTCACCCGCCTGGGCGTCGAGAACCGCTACCCCGAGGAATCCGAGCGCCGGGAATGGCTGGGCAAGCTGTACTACCGGCCGCCGGGAGGGGAATCCTGGGCCGACGTGGCGCTGCGGCTGCGGTCGGTGCTGGCGGAACTTAACAACCTGGGCACCGGCCACCGCGTGATGCTGGTGTGCCACGACGCCGTGATCATGCTGTTCCGGTACGTGCTCGAAGGACTCAGCGAAAAGGAACTCCTGGACCTCGCGGCCACAGAAGCCATCCTCAACGCCTCGATCACCCGGTTCGTCCGGCCCTCCGGGGTGGGGCCGTGGACGCTGGAAAGCTTCAACGTGGCCGACCACCTGGCGGAGCAGGGCGTTGCTGTCACCGAGCACGCGGGAGACACCAGTGTCCGGCCGCGGTGA
- a CDS encoding NAD(P)H-hydrate dehydratase — MSGRGDPSGATLVAPSLLREWPLPAPGADKYSRGSVLVVGGARATPGAALLAGVSALRAGAGKLTLAVAESVAVQLGVALPECGAIGLPETPGGSVKPELAPIASYLDRADALLVGPGLDDPDLAGELLEALLEHEASRDGSSDPDGTEGPAIVLDAYALAALVHLEDQLDPWRGRLILTPNPTEAGILLGRDVEDLEKDLPEISAKFGAVVSCQGLITQPPGLEPDEPELWKITTGYGGLGTSGSGDVLAGAIAGLRARGTTGAQAACWGTHLHAAAADRLASRLGPLGFLARELAEELPALMLELSV; from the coding sequence GTGTCCGGCCGCGGTGACCCCTCCGGCGCCACCTTGGTAGCGCCGTCACTCCTGCGCGAATGGCCGCTGCCGGCGCCGGGCGCGGACAAGTATTCACGCGGGTCGGTGCTGGTGGTGGGCGGGGCCCGGGCCACTCCCGGCGCTGCACTGCTGGCCGGGGTTTCGGCCCTGCGCGCGGGGGCCGGGAAGCTCACACTGGCGGTGGCGGAATCGGTGGCCGTGCAGCTGGGGGTTGCTTTGCCGGAGTGCGGCGCCATTGGCCTGCCGGAAACCCCGGGGGGATCCGTCAAACCGGAGCTGGCGCCAATAGCCTCCTACCTGGACCGGGCGGACGCCCTGCTGGTGGGGCCCGGACTGGATGATCCGGACCTGGCCGGCGAACTGCTCGAGGCGCTGCTGGAACACGAGGCAAGCCGTGACGGCAGCTCCGATCCTGACGGCACTGAAGGACCCGCCATCGTCCTCGATGCCTACGCACTGGCCGCCCTGGTGCACCTCGAGGACCAGCTGGACCCCTGGCGCGGCCGGCTGATCCTCACCCCGAACCCCACGGAAGCGGGGATCCTGCTGGGACGGGATGTGGAGGACCTCGAAAAAGACCTCCCGGAGATCTCCGCGAAGTTCGGCGCCGTGGTCAGCTGCCAGGGGCTCATCACCCAGCCGCCCGGGCTGGAGCCGGACGAGCCCGAACTGTGGAAAATCACCACGGGGTACGGCGGCCTGGGCACCTCCGGCAGCGGCGACGTCCTGGCCGGAGCGATTGCCGGGCTCCGGGCCCGCGGAACCACCGGCGCCCAGGCGGCCTGCTGGGGCACCCACCTGCACGCGGCGGCGGCTGACCGGCTGGCGAGCAGGCTGGGGCCGCTGGGATTCCTGGCCCGCGAACTCGCCGAGGAACTGCCCGCCCTGATGCTGGAACTCAGTGTCTGA
- a CDS encoding Hsp20/alpha crystallin family protein, with product MLMRTDPFRELDRLAQQVLGTAARPAAMPMDAWREDQEFVVAFDLPGVSVDSVDLDVERNVLTVRAERPDPAGKDTELVASERPRGVFSRQLILGDTLDTEHVKASYDAGVLTLRIPVAEKAKPRKIEIETKGAKQEIAA from the coding sequence ATGTTGATGCGAACCGATCCGTTCCGCGAGCTGGACAGGCTGGCCCAGCAGGTCCTCGGCACGGCTGCACGCCCGGCGGCGATGCCGATGGATGCATGGCGTGAGGACCAGGAATTCGTCGTGGCCTTCGATTTGCCCGGCGTTTCGGTGGACTCGGTGGACCTGGACGTTGAACGGAATGTCCTGACGGTGCGGGCCGAACGCCCGGACCCGGCGGGCAAGGACACCGAACTGGTCGCCTCTGAACGGCCGCGCGGCGTCTTCAGCCGCCAGCTGATCCTTGGCGACACCCTGGACACCGAACATGTCAAGGCCAGCTACGACGCAGGAGTCCTGACGCTGCGCATTCCGGTCGCCGAAAAGGCCAAGCCGCGCAAGATCGAGATCGAAACGAAGGGGGCAAAGCAGGAAATCGCCGCTTAG
- a CDS encoding FAD-dependent monooxygenase has protein sequence MTGRNDEGAGMAGGKSPTADTDVLVVGAGPAGLATALQAHAHGATVRVVDRREHRVRPSRAMMLHARALEGLRPLGVTEELLNRADTTPEARIHLGRRTVEARLGHADLPDTAFPHLTLVRQADVEDVLWQALHARGVPVDWGVEFRGLFHGLTAESGGVPALSEGPVHADLQDVHGGRGVHRSRFLAGCDGQSSTVRGLLGAQWRGGPYGVEAVMADLELDGSLDSGLLHVAVGQAGLVFLFALGEGATWRMLATRPAVPSPDARFGQLGPPVPAEEVARLVRESGLGAAVREVRWSAQIPLQHRIASTFGNDPIFLAGDAAHAHSPAGGQGMNNGILDALNLGWKLGFASTAGRPLPELLETYGQERRLAARRVLALTHVIFFGEASPHPAARLARNVLPLLAPALPMLLRQRWLTSKGIRLLAQPFVHYRNSVISRDGTPPAKAWPRPGARLPDASVSVDGKLVRLHELTSVPGIHLLLERDAEPVASAALRTLLPAEGQGPLLHVHRLTSHPGQGVVAVRPDGYVGFRCGETDPVQLRAWLRLVGAAPG, from the coding sequence ATGACGGGCAGGAATGATGAGGGCGCGGGCATGGCGGGCGGGAAAAGTCCGACGGCGGACACCGACGTCCTAGTGGTGGGCGCGGGGCCCGCGGGGCTCGCCACGGCCCTTCAGGCCCATGCGCACGGCGCCACCGTCCGGGTGGTGGACCGGCGTGAACACCGGGTCCGCCCGTCCCGGGCCATGATGCTGCATGCCCGGGCCCTTGAGGGCCTGCGCCCGCTCGGGGTGACCGAGGAACTGCTGAACCGCGCGGACACCACCCCCGAAGCACGCATCCACCTGGGCCGCCGTACAGTCGAGGCACGGCTCGGCCACGCCGACCTCCCGGACACCGCCTTCCCGCACCTGACCCTGGTCCGCCAGGCCGACGTCGAGGACGTTCTCTGGCAGGCCCTCCACGCCAGGGGCGTGCCTGTGGACTGGGGCGTCGAATTCCGCGGACTCTTCCACGGCCTCACAGCGGAAAGCGGCGGAGTGCCGGCGCTTTCGGAAGGACCCGTACACGCCGATCTGCAGGACGTTCACGGCGGCCGCGGAGTGCATCGCAGCCGGTTTCTCGCGGGCTGTGACGGGCAGTCGAGTACGGTCAGGGGCCTCCTCGGCGCTCAGTGGCGCGGCGGCCCGTATGGGGTGGAAGCGGTGATGGCCGACCTGGAACTGGATGGTTCCCTGGACTCCGGGCTGCTGCACGTCGCCGTGGGGCAGGCGGGGCTGGTCTTCCTCTTCGCCCTGGGTGAGGGGGCCACCTGGCGGATGCTGGCCACCCGCCCGGCAGTGCCCTCACCCGATGCGCGCTTCGGCCAGCTGGGTCCGCCCGTCCCGGCGGAGGAGGTGGCGCGCCTGGTCCGGGAGTCGGGGCTCGGCGCCGCAGTCCGCGAGGTGCGCTGGTCGGCGCAGATACCGCTGCAGCACAGGATTGCCAGTACGTTCGGCAATGATCCCATTTTCCTGGCCGGTGATGCCGCGCACGCCCATTCCCCGGCAGGCGGCCAGGGCATGAACAACGGCATCCTCGACGCCCTTAATCTGGGCTGGAAGCTCGGTTTCGCCTCGACGGCAGGCAGGCCGCTCCCGGAACTGCTGGAAACCTATGGGCAGGAGCGGCGGCTTGCCGCCCGGCGGGTGCTGGCACTGACGCATGTCATCTTTTTTGGAGAAGCCTCACCGCATCCCGCCGCCCGCCTTGCCCGGAACGTCCTTCCCCTCCTTGCTCCGGCCCTGCCGATGTTGCTCCGGCAGCGGTGGCTCACGTCCAAGGGCATCAGGCTGCTGGCTCAGCCGTTCGTGCACTACCGGAACAGCGTCATTTCCCGTGACGGCACGCCTCCGGCCAAAGCGTGGCCGAGGCCGGGAGCACGGTTGCCGGATGCGTCGGTTTCGGTCGACGGTAAGCTGGTCCGCCTTCACGAACTGACCTCCGTGCCGGGTATCCACCTTTTACTGGAGCGCGACGCCGAACCGGTCGCTTCGGCTGCCCTCCGCACCCTCCTGCCGGCGGAGGGGCAGGGCCCGCTGCTCCACGTCCACCGGCTCACCAGCCACCCCGGGCAGGGTGTGGTTGCGGTCCGCCCCGACGGGTACGTGGGATTCCGCTGCGGCGAGACGGACCCGGTCCAGCTGCGTGCCTGGCTTCGGCTGGTCGGTGCCGCACCCGGCTGA
- a CDS encoding S9 family peptidase, which translates to MTSTSLQDSTGTAIPAPPVAKKIPTERTHHGETFVDNYEWLRDKESPEVVEHLRAENTYQEAVTAHQEPLREAIFQEIKGRTQETDLSVPHRKDGWWYFSRSAEGKEYGIHCRVKAQDTGDKVADWTPPAVEAGVGIPGEEILLDGNVEAEGKPFFSVGGTAVTVDGNLYAYAVDNAGDERFTLRIKDLRTGELLPDVIENIFYGVAFSPDGTRLFYTVVDESWRPYQVKAHVLGTPVSEDVVVYQEDDAAMWLGFELSADRRYLVLGIGCSEYSETRLLRFDDPTATVTTVISRNERVLYEAEPFLLDGQERILLTHNRGAINSMVSLADPAELEKPLAEQAWQTVVGHSDDVRVNGAGVTATHLIVSIRKDTIERVQVMGLTGLGTAAQQDPVEPAFDEELYTAGVGGSDYEAPVIRLGYTSYFTPSRIYDFVLPTPEQPAGELLLRKESPVLGGYDGSDYVATREWATAGDGTRIPLSVLRHKSVKQDSTAAGLVYGYGSYEMSMDPGFGIARLSLLDRGVVFVIAHIRGGGELGRHWYEDGKKLTKKNTFTDFVDATDWLANSGWVDPARIAALGGSAGGLLMGAVANMAPEKYAAIVAQVPFVDPLTSILDPDLPLSALEWEEWGNPITDPQAYAYMKSYSPYENVREVAYPRIAAVTSFNDTRVLYVELTKWVQELRNKTTGSEPVVMKIEMDGGHGGASGRYVQWRERAWDYAFIADALGATDLLPGAGLK; encoded by the coding sequence ATGACCTCCACTTCCCTGCAGGATTCCACCGGTACTGCGATCCCGGCGCCCCCGGTTGCCAAGAAGATCCCCACCGAGCGCACCCACCACGGGGAGACGTTCGTGGACAACTACGAGTGGCTGCGGGACAAGGAGTCGCCGGAGGTGGTGGAGCACCTCCGGGCCGAAAACACCTACCAGGAAGCCGTCACGGCGCACCAGGAACCGCTCCGCGAGGCGATCTTCCAGGAGATCAAGGGCCGCACCCAGGAAACCGACCTTTCCGTCCCGCACCGCAAGGACGGCTGGTGGTACTTCAGCCGCTCCGCGGAGGGCAAGGAATACGGCATCCACTGCCGGGTGAAGGCACAGGACACCGGGGACAAGGTGGCCGACTGGACTCCGCCGGCAGTGGAGGCGGGGGTAGGGATTCCCGGCGAAGAGATCCTCCTCGATGGGAACGTGGAGGCCGAGGGCAAGCCGTTCTTCTCGGTGGGCGGCACCGCCGTCACCGTTGACGGAAACCTGTACGCCTACGCGGTGGACAACGCCGGCGACGAACGGTTCACGCTGCGGATCAAGGACCTGCGCACCGGCGAACTCCTGCCGGATGTCATCGAGAACATCTTCTACGGGGTTGCCTTCTCCCCGGACGGCACCCGCCTGTTTTACACCGTGGTGGACGAGTCCTGGCGCCCCTACCAGGTGAAGGCGCACGTCCTGGGCACCCCGGTGTCCGAGGACGTGGTGGTGTACCAGGAGGACGACGCCGCCATGTGGCTGGGCTTCGAGCTGTCCGCGGACCGGCGCTACCTGGTGCTGGGGATCGGATGCTCGGAGTACAGCGAAACCAGGCTGCTGCGTTTCGACGACCCCACCGCCACCGTCACCACCGTGATTTCCCGCAACGAGCGCGTCCTGTACGAGGCCGAGCCTTTCCTGCTCGACGGGCAGGAACGGATCCTGCTCACGCACAACCGCGGCGCCATCAACTCCATGGTCTCCCTGGCCGACCCGGCCGAGCTGGAAAAGCCGCTGGCCGAACAGGCCTGGCAGACCGTCGTCGGGCATTCCGACGACGTCCGCGTCAACGGCGCGGGCGTCACCGCCACGCACCTGATCGTGTCCATCCGCAAGGACACCATCGAACGCGTCCAGGTGATGGGGCTGACCGGACTGGGCACGGCCGCCCAGCAGGACCCCGTGGAACCGGCCTTCGACGAGGAGTTGTACACCGCCGGCGTGGGCGGCTCAGACTACGAGGCGCCCGTGATCCGGCTGGGCTACACGTCCTACTTCACGCCGTCGCGCATCTACGACTTCGTGCTGCCCACCCCGGAGCAGCCCGCCGGCGAGCTGCTGCTCCGCAAGGAAAGCCCGGTGCTGGGCGGCTACGACGGCAGCGACTATGTGGCAACGCGTGAGTGGGCGACGGCGGGGGACGGCACGCGCATCCCGCTGTCCGTCCTGCGGCACAAGTCCGTCAAGCAGGATTCGACGGCGGCGGGCTTGGTGTACGGGTACGGCTCCTACGAGATGAGCATGGATCCCGGCTTCGGCATCGCACGGCTGTCACTGCTGGACCGCGGCGTGGTGTTCGTGATCGCCCACATCCGCGGCGGCGGGGAACTGGGCCGGCACTGGTACGAGGACGGGAAGAAACTCACCAAGAAGAACACCTTCACCGACTTCGTGGACGCCACCGACTGGCTGGCAAACTCCGGCTGGGTGGACCCTGCCCGGATCGCGGCACTCGGCGGCTCGGCGGGCGGCCTGCTGATGGGCGCCGTCGCCAACATGGCACCTGAGAAGTATGCGGCCATCGTGGCGCAGGTGCCGTTCGTGGATCCGCTCACCAGCATCCTGGATCCAGACCTGCCGCTGTCCGCGCTGGAGTGGGAGGAATGGGGCAACCCCATTACGGATCCGCAAGCCTATGCCTACATGAAGTCCTACTCGCCCTACGAGAACGTGCGGGAGGTGGCCTATCCCAGGATCGCCGCGGTGACGTCCTTCAACGACACCCGCGTCCTTTACGTGGAGCTTACCAAATGGGTGCAGGAGCTGCGGAACAAGACCACGGGGTCCGAGCCGGTTGTCATGAAGATCGAGATGGACGGCGGCCACGGCGGTGCGTCCGGCCGGTACGTGCAGTGGCGTGAACGTGCCTGGGACTACGCGTTCATCGCCGATGCCCTGGGCGCCACCGACCTCCTCCCCGGCGCCGGCCTGAAGTAG
- a CDS encoding DUF2945 domain-containing protein yields MSLSKGTHVEWNTSQGKTHGKIVEKKTSDFELDGNTHRASEDEPQYVVESDKTGARAAHKASALTEKK; encoded by the coding sequence ATGTCATTGAGCAAGGGAACGCACGTGGAGTGGAACACTTCACAGGGCAAGACGCACGGCAAAATTGTCGAAAAGAAAACCAGCGACTTCGAGCTCGACGGCAACACGCACCGCGCCAGCGAGGATGAGCCGCAGTACGTAGTCGAATCGGACAAGACGGGCGCCCGGGCAGCGCACAAGGCATCTGCGCTGACCGAGAAGAAGTAG
- a CDS encoding NAD(P)/FAD-dependent oxidoreductase, whose amino-acid sequence MADQHEVVIIGGGNAGISLAARLQRYGVKDVAVIEPRDHHLYQPLFSHIAGGRARAQEAIRPQQSVIPQGVTWIRDAAVGVDARANTVSLESGALVAYGQLVVCPGLQYDWDAVPGLAEAVHSPYGASHYEFDLAPKAWTLLSAMTSGTAVFTMPAGPIKCGGAAQKPMYLACDYWREQGVLDKIRVVMVQPYPTVFGVPEVDRELDRKIAEYGIELRTNSELVAVSPAGRRATIRDHAAHTTEDLTYDVLNAVPPQSAPGWLKATDLPAPGDAGGFVEVDRQTLRHLRYPNVWSLGDAAGTTNSKSGGALRKQTKVVAKNLVAARKGKPLRAKYNGYSVCPFTVSRDTVVFAEFDDRYRPMPTIPRVPTWNESRLSWVVDRDLFPKIYWNLILKGRA is encoded by the coding sequence GTGGCTGACCAGCACGAGGTAGTGATCATTGGCGGCGGCAACGCCGGCATTTCCCTGGCGGCCCGCCTGCAGCGCTACGGCGTCAAGGACGTGGCCGTGATCGAACCCCGGGACCACCACCTCTACCAGCCGCTGTTCTCGCACATCGCCGGCGGCCGGGCGCGGGCCCAGGAGGCCATCCGGCCGCAGCAATCCGTCATCCCCCAGGGCGTCACCTGGATCCGGGATGCCGCCGTGGGGGTAGACGCGCGGGCCAACACCGTCAGCCTGGAATCAGGCGCCCTGGTGGCTTACGGGCAACTGGTGGTGTGCCCGGGGCTGCAGTACGACTGGGACGCGGTGCCGGGACTGGCCGAGGCCGTGCATTCACCGTACGGCGCATCCCATTACGAGTTCGATCTGGCCCCCAAAGCCTGGACGCTGCTCAGCGCCATGACCTCCGGGACGGCTGTCTTCACCATGCCGGCCGGACCCATCAAATGCGGCGGCGCCGCCCAGAAACCCATGTACCTGGCCTGCGACTACTGGCGGGAACAGGGGGTCCTGGACAAGATCAGGGTGGTGATGGTGCAGCCCTATCCCACCGTGTTCGGGGTGCCGGAGGTGGACCGGGAACTGGACCGCAAGATCGCCGAGTACGGAATCGAACTGCGAACCAACAGTGAGCTGGTGGCGGTAAGCCCTGCCGGCCGCCGCGCCACCATCCGGGACCATGCCGCGCACACCACGGAGGACCTGACGTACGACGTCCTCAACGCCGTCCCGCCGCAGTCGGCCCCGGGCTGGCTCAAGGCCACGGACCTGCCGGCTCCCGGGGACGCGGGCGGCTTCGTGGAGGTGGACCGGCAGACGCTGCGGCACCTCCGGTACCCCAATGTGTGGTCCCTGGGCGACGCCGCGGGTACCACCAATTCCAAGTCCGGCGGGGCGCTGCGCAAGCAGACCAAGGTGGTGGCGAAGAACCTGGTGGCGGCCCGCAAGGGCAAACCGCTGCGTGCCAAGTACAACGGTTATTCGGTATGCCCGTTCACGGTGTCGCGGGACACCGTGGTGTTCGCCGAATTCGATGACCGCTACCGGCCCATGCCCACCATCCCGCGCGTGCCCACCTGGAACGAAAGCAGGCTGTCCTGGGTGGTGGACCGGGACCTGTTCCCGAAGATCTACTGGAACCTGATCCTCAAGGGCC